In one Pseudarthrobacter sp. NBSH8 genomic region, the following are encoded:
- a CDS encoding 3-oxoacid CoA-transferase subunit B, with translation MSAQTNSQASIQTSHKPLGRDQLAELVARDIAPGSFVNLGIGQPTLVSNYLKPEQNITLHTENGMLGMGPAAEGDDIDGDLINAGKIPVTELPGASYFHHADSFAIMRGGHLDICVLGAFQVSATGDLANWHTGAPDAIPAVGGAMDLATGAKDVFVMMTLLTREGASKIVEACTYPLTGVGCVTRVYTDKAVFLTGPGGVIVRETFGCTFEELQELVPVPLKPAAAVAP, from the coding sequence ATGAGCGCACAGACCAACAGCCAGGCCAGCATTCAGACGTCCCACAAGCCCTTGGGCCGCGATCAGCTCGCCGAACTCGTGGCCCGCGACATCGCGCCGGGCTCGTTCGTGAACCTCGGCATCGGCCAGCCCACGCTGGTCTCCAACTACCTCAAGCCGGAGCAGAACATCACGCTCCACACGGAGAACGGCATGCTGGGTATGGGCCCCGCGGCTGAGGGCGACGACATCGACGGCGACCTCATCAACGCCGGCAAGATCCCCGTCACCGAACTGCCCGGGGCGTCCTACTTCCACCACGCGGACTCGTTCGCGATTATGCGCGGCGGCCACCTGGACATCTGCGTGCTCGGAGCGTTCCAGGTCTCGGCCACCGGCGACCTCGCCAACTGGCACACCGGCGCCCCCGACGCCATCCCCGCCGTGGGCGGCGCGATGGACCTCGCCACCGGCGCCAAGGACGTGTTTGTGATGATGACGCTCCTGACCCGCGAGGGCGCCTCCAAGATCGTGGAAGCGTGCACCTACCCGCTCACGGGCGTGGGCTGCGTGACCCGCGTGTATACGGACAAGGCCGTCTTCCTGACAGGGCCCGGCGGCGTCATTGTCCGCGAGACGTTCGGCTGCACCTTCGAGGAACTCCAGGAACTGGTGCCCGTCCCGCTCAAGCCGGCCGCCGCCGTCGCGCCCTAG
- a CDS encoding 3-oxoacid CoA-transferase subunit A codes for MLTFVDSVDEAVSGIKDGSTVMIGGFGNAGQPFELIDALMGCGAKDLTVVNNNAGQGDQGLALLIKEGRVRKMICSFPRQSDSWHFDAKFHAGEIELELVPQGNLAERIRAAGAGIGGFFTPTGYGTMLAKGKETRIIDGRGQVFETPIHADVALIKALKADGVGNLVYRKTARNFGPIMAAAAKHTVVQVSEIVPTGGLDPENIVTPGIYVNSIVKVA; via the coding sequence ATGCTGACATTTGTTGACTCCGTAGACGAGGCCGTGTCCGGGATCAAGGACGGCTCCACCGTGATGATCGGTGGGTTTGGCAACGCCGGCCAGCCGTTCGAACTGATCGATGCGCTGATGGGCTGCGGCGCCAAGGACCTGACCGTGGTGAACAACAACGCCGGCCAGGGAGACCAGGGCCTGGCGCTGCTGATCAAGGAGGGCCGGGTGCGGAAGATGATCTGCTCGTTCCCGCGGCAGTCCGATTCGTGGCACTTTGACGCCAAGTTCCACGCCGGTGAGATCGAGCTGGAGCTGGTGCCGCAGGGCAACCTGGCCGAGCGTATCCGCGCTGCCGGTGCCGGCATCGGCGGGTTCTTCACGCCCACCGGCTACGGCACCATGCTGGCGAAGGGCAAGGAAACCCGCATCATCGACGGCCGCGGCCAGGTCTTCGAGACACCCATCCACGCCGACGTCGCGCTGATCAAGGCCCTGAAGGCCGACGGCGTGGGGAACCTTGTGTACCGCAAGACCGCCAGGAACTTCGGCCCCATCATGGCTGCCGCAGCGAAGCACACGGTGGTCCAGGTGTCCGAGATTGTCCCCACCGGCGGGCTCGATCCCGAAAACATCGTGACTCCCGGCATCTACGTCAACAGCATCGTGAAGGTGGCCTGA
- a CDS encoding IclR family transcriptional regulator C-terminal domain-containing protein produces MTNAPADSRAAPQASDQYVQSLARGLAVIRAFDTDHPVMTLTEVAARTDLTRATARRFLHTLVELDYVRTDGKTFALTAKVLQLGYAYLSGLSLPQLAQPHLEELSLKLGESTSAAVLDGTDIAYIARVTTRRIMNVGITVGTRFPAYATSMGRVLLAALPPAGLRDYLAAADIKPLTPRGLGTVPELLAVLDTVRAQGWCLLDQELELGLMSVAAPVYDGPTKVVAAVNVSLQAQSVAAQPDPEAYLAAVAREIVATAKLVSADLSARQ; encoded by the coding sequence ATGACCAACGCACCCGCAGACTCACGGGCCGCCCCGCAGGCGAGTGACCAGTACGTGCAGTCGCTGGCGCGCGGGCTGGCCGTGATTCGCGCCTTTGATACCGACCACCCGGTCATGACCCTCACCGAGGTGGCGGCCCGGACGGACCTGACCCGAGCCACGGCCCGGCGCTTTCTCCACACCCTCGTTGAGCTGGACTACGTACGGACCGACGGTAAGACGTTTGCGCTCACGGCCAAGGTCCTGCAGCTCGGCTACGCCTACCTCAGCGGACTGTCCCTCCCGCAGCTTGCCCAGCCGCACCTGGAGGAGCTGTCCCTCAAGCTGGGCGAGTCCACATCGGCGGCGGTGCTGGACGGCACGGACATTGCCTACATCGCCCGGGTGACCACTCGCCGCATCATGAACGTGGGCATCACGGTGGGCACCCGCTTCCCGGCCTATGCCACGTCCATGGGCAGGGTGCTGCTCGCGGCCCTGCCGCCCGCCGGGCTCAGGGACTACCTGGCGGCGGCGGACATCAAACCGCTGACGCCGCGCGGGCTGGGCACTGTCCCGGAGCTGCTGGCAGTGCTGGATACGGTCCGCGCCCAGGGCTGGTGCCTGCTTGACCAGGAGCTTGAGCTCGGGCTGATGTCCGTTGCCGCTCCCGTGTACGACGGGCCAACAAAGGTGGTGGCCGCGGTGAACGTATCCCTCCAGGCCCAATCGGTGGCGGCCCAACCGGACCCGGAAGCATACCTCGCTGCCGTGGCCCGCGAAATCGTGGCGACCGCGAAGCTGGTCTCGGCGGACCTCAGCGCGCGCCAGTA